One region of Acidobacteriota bacterium genomic DNA includes:
- a CDS encoding cupin domain-containing protein, with product MRLLMITLCVGLVGCTTTGSQRTAQSTPPGAGAGSRVVGFVLQPQQGKKLFFCDAPGLNATVKSNSAQMGGIGVAVGTAEITHGSNFGVHKDEDEIVFIHSGKGNVVLGDKTIAAAPGTIMYVPRGVRHGFVNTGEAPFTFFWVVAPPGLADRFLEAGTASLTDCPAQ from the coding sequence ATGCGCCTGCTCATGATTACGTTGTGCGTTGGTCTCGTCGGTTGCACGACCACCGGAAGTCAACGAACGGCTCAATCCACGCCTCCCGGGGCTGGCGCTGGATCGAGGGTGGTGGGATTCGTCCTACAGCCCCAGCAAGGCAAGAAGCTCTTTTTCTGTGACGCGCCAGGACTCAACGCTACCGTCAAGTCCAACAGCGCGCAGATGGGTGGCATCGGTGTAGCGGTCGGAACCGCCGAGATCACGCACGGGTCAAACTTCGGCGTTCACAAGGACGAAGACGAGATCGTATTTATCCACAGTGGTAAGGGAAACGTCGTTCTGGGCGACAAAACAATAGCAGCTGCGCCGGGAACGATCATGTACGTGCCTCGTGGAGTTAGGCATGGATTCGTCAATACAGGAGAGGCGCCGTTCACTTTTTTCTGGGTTGTCGCGCCTCCTGGGCTGGCAGATCGCTTTTTGGAAGCTGGTACAGCGTCGTTGACCGATTGTCCGGCACAATAA
- a CDS encoding helix-turn-helix domain-containing protein — translation MKKEMFDELTASVKEAGKIHRGKAKASREFVFDPEDVRTIRAKLKKSQAEFARMIGVSVATLQNWEQGRRQPEGPARALLVVASHAPKVVEKALASAVRRGA, via the coding sequence ATGAAGAAAGAGATGTTCGATGAGCTCACCGCGAGCGTGAAGGAGGCGGGAAAGATCCATCGTGGAAAGGCAAAGGCCTCACGTGAGTTTGTCTTCGATCCCGAAGATGTTCGAACGATCCGGGCGAAACTCAAGAAGTCGCAGGCAGAGTTTGCCCGCATGATCGGCGTGAGCGTCGCAACTCTTCAGAACTGGGAGCAGGGCCGCCGTCAACCAGAAGGGCCCGCGCGCGCTCTGCTCGTCGTTGCATCCCATGCGCCGAAGGTTGTCGAGAAGGCGCTGGCATCAGCCGTTCGCCGCGGCGCATGA
- a CDS encoding chloramphenicol phosphotransferase CPT family protein — MSTLVVLNGTSSSGKTTIARAFQDAAPTIYLNFSVDSILSGLPPSVLARMIGGLPVTGLRLAELIRSFYACTRELLRTGHDLVIDHAVTARYHAEELLAACEGHETLIVGIECPVPVTREREAARGDRRVGLAGQQFASIHVWLEYDLVVDTSKQSPSEAAASILAALASGGGEAIGRTRRKLQHA, encoded by the coding sequence TTGTCGACTTTGGTGGTCCTAAATGGTACATCGAGCTCTGGAAAGACCACTATCGCTCGTGCATTTCAAGACGCTGCTCCTACGATCTATCTCAACTTTTCAGTCGACAGCATTCTGTCTGGCCTTCCTCCCTCCGTCTTGGCGCGAATGATCGGCGGCTTACCAGTCACGGGTCTACGGTTAGCGGAGTTGATCCGTTCGTTCTACGCCTGCACACGTGAACTCCTGCGGACGGGGCATGATCTTGTGATCGACCACGCAGTCACCGCCCGCTACCATGCCGAGGAATTGCTCGCTGCCTGCGAAGGACACGAGACGCTCATCGTCGGAATTGAATGCCCCGTTCCGGTTACGCGTGAGCGTGAGGCGGCTCGAGGAGACCGCCGCGTCGGGCTCGCTGGTCAGCAGTTCGCTAGCATTCACGTATGGCTCGAGTACGATTTGGTGGTCGACACCTCGAAGCAGTCACCATCTGAGGCGGCTGCATCAATCCTCGCTGCTCTCGCATCAGGCGGTGGAGAAGCGATCGGAAGGACACGTCGGAAACTGCAACACGCCTGA
- a CDS encoding amidohydrolase gives MKFTSIAMPLILLLSGCASAPGPAVSDDRARADILILDGTIVPVTSEPFVGSLAIDDGVIVALGPTSGIVDRYSADETIDASGAAVLPGFVNAHTHAPMTLFRGIADDLPLMEWLTGFIFPAEAENVDRDFVRAGTRLAAAEMIRSGTTTFADMYYYESDIAEETRRTGLRAVLGETMIDFPAPDNPTWDAAVAYVRRFVARWKGDELITPAIAPHAPFTVSPEHLQEVRALATELGVPILIHLAETTDEVSQIETRHQTSPTRLLANLGFLADDVVGAHGIHLDDEDIRLLRRYETGIVHCPESNMMLASGVARVGDLLAAGVELGLGTDGPAGSNNNLDMIEEMASAARLQKIHSMDSSAISSRVVLEMATMGGARVLGLDDLIGSLEVGKRADVIVIDLEDPGIQPVYSVESAIVYAANGADVEATIVDGKMLMRNRRLLTLDEDEVMRDAQVIRDRVVASLAAE, from the coding sequence ATGAAGTTCACTTCGATCGCCATGCCGCTCATCCTGCTGTTGTCGGGGTGTGCGAGCGCGCCGGGCCCCGCCGTTTCCGACGATCGGGCCCGGGCCGACATTCTCATCCTCGACGGAACGATCGTCCCGGTGACCTCCGAGCCGTTCGTCGGGTCGCTGGCGATCGACGATGGCGTGATCGTGGCGCTCGGTCCGACCTCCGGAATTGTCGATCGATACTCGGCGGATGAGACGATCGACGCGAGCGGTGCAGCGGTCCTCCCAGGATTCGTCAACGCGCATACGCATGCGCCGATGACCCTTTTCCGCGGTATCGCGGACGACCTGCCGCTGATGGAGTGGCTGACCGGTTTCATCTTCCCGGCCGAAGCCGAAAACGTCGACCGGGACTTCGTCCGGGCCGGTACGCGGCTGGCCGCGGCGGAGATGATCCGATCGGGAACCACGACGTTCGCCGACATGTACTACTACGAGTCGGACATCGCCGAGGAGACTCGCCGTACCGGGCTTCGCGCGGTCCTCGGAGAGACGATGATCGACTTTCCCGCGCCGGACAACCCGACCTGGGACGCTGCTGTGGCCTACGTCCGCCGGTTCGTTGCGAGATGGAAGGGCGACGAGCTGATCACGCCCGCGATCGCTCCGCACGCCCCCTTCACCGTTTCCCCCGAGCATCTTCAGGAGGTTCGCGCGCTCGCAACCGAGCTCGGTGTTCCGATCCTGATCCACCTCGCCGAGACCACCGACGAGGTTTCGCAGATCGAGACCCGTCATCAGACGAGCCCGACCCGGTTGCTCGCGAACCTCGGGTTTCTGGCCGATGACGTCGTCGGTGCTCACGGCATCCATCTCGACGACGAAGACATCCGGCTCCTCCGGCGTTACGAGACCGGGATCGTCCACTGCCCGGAGAGCAACATGATGCTCGCGAGCGGGGTGGCACGGGTAGGGGACCTCCTCGCCGCGGGAGTCGAGCTCGGTCTCGGAACCGATGGTCCGGCGGGATCGAACAACAATCTCGACATGATCGAGGAGATGGCGAGCGCGGCCCGGCTTCAGAAGATCCACTCGATGGATTCCTCCGCGATCTCGTCGCGCGTGGTTCTGGAGATGGCGACCATGGGGGGCGCCAGGGTGCTCGGTCTCGACGATCTCATCGGCTCGCTCGAAGTCGGCAAGCGGGCGGACGTGATCGTCATCGATCTCGAGGATCCGGGAATCCAGCCCGTTTACTCGGTCGAGTCCGCGATCGTCTACGCGGCCAACGGTGCGGACGTCGAGGCGACCATCGTCGACGGAAAGATGCTGATGAGGAATCGACGTCTGCTGACCCTCGATGAGGATGAGGTCATGCGGGATGCTCAGGTGATCCGCGACCGCGTCGTCGCGAGTCTCGCCGCGGAATGA
- a CDS encoding type II toxin-antitoxin system RelE/ParE family toxin — protein MARRIVWAESAVTALIEAAEYIAQDSVVYAAALVNGAEKAAESLVSFPLRGRVVPEFGDPELRDLFVGSYRLMFRVTDESSHRLLRSRRSKSC, from the coding sequence ATGGCGAGACGCATAGTCTGGGCAGAGTCCGCCGTTACCGCGCTGATCGAAGCCGCCGAATACATCGCTCAGGATTCAGTTGTGTACGCAGCGGCTTTGGTGAACGGCGCAGAGAAGGCAGCGGAGTCGCTGGTCTCGTTCCCACTCAGGGGCCGGGTCGTTCCGGAGTTTGGCGATCCCGAGCTACGGGACCTTTTCGTCGGCAGCTATCGACTGATGTTTCGTGTAACGGACGAGAGTTCGCATCGTCTCCTTCGTTCACGGCGCTCGAAATCTTGCTGA
- a CDS encoding cytidine deaminase yields the protein MNEDEERELIVAAREGRDYAIAPYSGFRVGAALRSSGGETFRGCNVENASYGLTMCAERVALYSALAKGVRDFDAVAVVTEADPPSSPCGPCRQLLWEYCGDIEVVMASVQSKETVRQRLSELLPNPFELKGEETS from the coding sequence GTGAACGAGGACGAGGAAAGGGAGCTCATCGTTGCAGCGCGTGAGGGGCGGGACTACGCGATCGCGCCCTACTCCGGCTTCCGGGTCGGTGCGGCGCTCCGCAGCTCCGGCGGCGAGACCTTTCGCGGCTGCAACGTGGAGAACGCGAGCTACGGTCTGACGATGTGCGCCGAGCGGGTGGCGCTCTACAGCGCTCTCGCGAAGGGCGTTCGCGATTTCGACGCGGTTGCCGTAGTCACCGAGGCCGACCCACCATCGAGCCCCTGCGGACCGTGCCGCCAGCTCCTGTGGGAGTATTGCGGCGACATCGAGGTCGTCATGGCGAGCGTCCAAAGCAAAGAGACCGTTCGCCAGCGACTCTCCGAGCTTCTGCCGAATCCATTCGAACTAAAGGGGGAGGAGACTTCATGA